Proteins co-encoded in one Lates calcarifer isolate ASB-BC8 linkage group LG17, TLL_Latcal_v3, whole genome shotgun sequence genomic window:
- the plekhb2 gene encoding pleckstrin homology domain-containing family B member 2, which translates to MAMVKSGWLHRQSTILRRWKRNWFDLWADGRLVFYNDQQRRDMEDDIHMRVDCINIRSSAACQELNPPDGKMRDALLQIVCRDGRVISLCADSADDALAWTMALQDARINAVVATPQVGFAQEVMASAPPPYSEYAPPPQAYAQGPYGEYAAPPPHATQIVYSADGQPYAVAYPYHYQGGYPAPGMNHVIIRERQRDDGGDVALGMLAGAATGLALGSLFSVF; encoded by the exons ATGGCTATGGTGAAGAGTGGTTGGCTCCATCGACAAA gTACTATACTGCGCCGGTGGAAAAGAAACTGGTTTGACTTGTGGGCTGATGGACGCCTTGTTTTCTATAATGATCAACAACGCCGTGACATGGAGGATGATATTCACATGAGGGTGGACTGCATTAACATCCGCAGCTCTGCTGCATGTCAAG AACTAAACCCTCCAGATGGGAAGATGCGTGATGCCTTGCTCCAGATAGTGTGCAGAGATGGACGGGTCATCAGCCTGTGTGCAGACAGTGCAGATGATGCTCT GGCATGGACCATGGCACTTCAGGATGCCAGAATTAATGCG gtGGTTGCTACTCCTCAGGTCGGCTTTGCACAGGAGGTGATGGCATCTGCTCCGCCACCCTATTCAGAATATGCCCCCCCACCTCAG GCCTATGCCCAAGGTCCATATGGAGAATATGCTGCACCTCCCCCACATGCCACCCAGATCGTATACTCTGCTGATGGACAGCCCTACGCTGTTGCTTATCCATATCACTACCAAG gtgGGTACCCTGCTCCTGGAATGAACCATGTTATTATTCGGGAGCGCCAGCGCGACGATGGAGGAGATGTAGCTTTGGGCATGCTCGCCGGAGCAGCGACCGGTTTGGCACTTggctctctcttctctgtcttttag